From Bacillus basilensis, a single genomic window includes:
- the pdxK gene encoding pyridoxine/pyridoxal/pyridoxamine kinase, which produces MTLNKALTIAGSDTSGGAGIQADLKTFQELGVYGMTSLTTIVTMDPHNGWAHNVFPIPASTLKPQLETTIEGVGVDALKTGMLGSVEIIEMVAETIEKHNFKNVVVDPVMVCKGADEALHPETNDCLRDVLVPKALVVTPNLFEAYQLSGVKINSLEDMKEAAKKIHALGAKYVLIKGGSKLGTETAIDVLYDGETFDLLESEKIDTTNTHGAGCTYSAAITAELAKGKSVKEAVKTAKEFITAAIRYSFKINEYVGPTHHGAYRKFVASKELV; this is translated from the coding sequence ATGACATTAAATAAAGCACTTACTATCGCTGGTTCTGACACAAGTGGCGGTGCTGGTATACAAGCAGATTTAAAAACATTCCAAGAACTTGGTGTATACGGAATGACATCTCTTACGACAATCGTAACGATGGATCCACATAACGGTTGGGCACATAACGTATTCCCAATCCCAGCTTCTACATTAAAACCACAGTTAGAAACGACAATTGAAGGTGTTGGAGTAGATGCTTTAAAAACAGGTATGCTTGGATCAGTAGAAATTATTGAAATGGTTGCAGAAACAATCGAAAAACATAATTTCAAAAATGTAGTAGTTGACCCTGTTATGGTATGTAAAGGTGCTGATGAAGCATTACATCCTGAAACGAATGATTGCTTACGTGACGTTCTTGTTCCAAAGGCATTAGTTGTAACACCAAACTTATTTGAAGCTTATCAATTAAGTGGTGTGAAAATTAATTCTCTTGAAGACATGAAAGAAGCAGCGAAAAAAATCCACGCTTTAGGTGCGAAATATGTCCTAATTAAAGGCGGTAGCAAGCTTGGTACGGAAACTGCAATCGACGTCCTATATGATGGAGAAACATTTGATCTTTTAGAATCAGAAAAAATTGATACAACAAATACACACGGCGCAGGTTGCACATATTCTGCTGCAATTACAGCAGAGCTTGCAAAAGGAAAATCTGTGAAAGAAGCGGTAAAAACTGCTAAAGAATTTATCACAGCTGCTATTCGTTATTCATTCAAGATCAACGAATACGTAGGCCCAACACATCATGGTGCATATCGTAAATTCGTTGCATCAAAAGAACTTGTCTAA
- a CDS encoding diguanylate cyclase, whose product MLRDLFVNTTIILSFIFIGGQLLRDKPLKEGFSVWQKCVVGILTGILGILLMYFGVHVGTILLDLRYLAVILAVIIGGPIASTITVSMILVTRLLFMDYSLASQVAFYTIIAIGLGSIFISRLNLSLGEKWAWLHTYILSILIPSLYIWLIKDINIVGLYLISSIITGYITFIGANYVLQSNELFQTMKQYATIDALTGLGNVRQFDLEMNRHISNKRMENDSLCLLLIDIDHFKYVNDTYGHPAGDEVLKQIGRILREVSTFPDLAFRKGGEEFALLIPRKGLTYGMRMGEQVRTAVEKHSFQLLNGTKIKITVSVGISVYEQSPEQFIQAADDALYYSKRNGRNQVSSAS is encoded by the coding sequence ATGTTAAGGGATTTATTTGTAAACACAACAATTATTCTTTCCTTTATTTTTATTGGAGGTCAGCTTTTAAGAGATAAACCGTTAAAAGAAGGGTTCTCTGTTTGGCAGAAATGTGTAGTGGGCATTCTTACTGGAATATTAGGTATATTACTAATGTATTTCGGTGTTCATGTTGGTACTATCCTATTAGATTTACGTTACTTAGCTGTTATTCTAGCCGTCATAATTGGAGGCCCAATAGCGAGTACTATAACTGTTAGTATGATTTTAGTAACTAGGTTATTATTTATGGATTATTCCTTAGCGTCTCAAGTGGCCTTTTATACAATTATTGCAATAGGATTAGGTAGTATCTTTATTTCGCGTCTAAATCTTTCTCTAGGAGAAAAATGGGCATGGTTACATACATATATTTTATCTATTCTAATTCCCTCACTATATATATGGTTGATTAAAGATATTAACATAGTGGGATTATATTTAATTTCTAGTATTATTACAGGCTATATAACATTCATAGGTGCAAATTATGTTTTACAATCCAATGAGTTATTTCAAACGATGAAGCAATATGCAACGATAGACGCGTTAACAGGTTTAGGAAACGTAAGACAGTTTGACTTAGAGATGAATCGTCATATTAGTAATAAGCGCATGGAAAATGATTCACTTTGTTTACTACTTATAGATATTGATCATTTTAAGTATGTAAATGATACGTATGGGCATCCTGCAGGAGATGAAGTATTAAAACAAATAGGGCGTATTTTACGAGAAGTTTCAACGTTTCCAGATTTGGCCTTCCGAAAGGGTGGAGAGGAGTTCGCGCTTCTGATACCGAGGAAGGGATTAACTTACGGAATGCGTATGGGGGAACAAGTTCGCACAGCTGTTGAGAAACATTCATTCCAATTGTTAAATGGAACAAAAATAAAAATTACAGTTTCAGTAGGAATTTCGGTATATGAACAGTCACCAGAGCAATTTATTCAAGCTGCTGATGACGCGTTATATTACTCCAAAAGAAATGGTAGAAATCAGGTCAGTTCTGCATCTTAA
- a CDS encoding YbdD/YjiX family protein produces MLKRLWKVWGQRKHFISLLVGVPSYETYVEHMKKHHPEEDVVCQKQFFAEAQEARFNAKGGKISRCC; encoded by the coding sequence ATGCTTAAAAGACTATGGAAAGTATGGGGACAAAGGAAACACTTTATTAGTTTACTTGTTGGAGTGCCAAGCTATGAAACATATGTAGAGCATATGAAAAAGCATCATCCAGAAGAAGATGTTGTATGTCAAAAACAGTTTTTTGCAGAAGCACAAGAAGCTAGATTTAATGCAAAGGGTGGAAAGATCTCGCGCTGTTGTTAG
- the cstA gene encoding carbon starvation CstA family protein: MRTLKSILLWGVIAAVGAGAFGVIALSQGETINAVWLLVAAVCVYAVAYRFYSRFIARKVFGLDNNRQTPAHTLNDGKDYVPTNKWVLFGHHFAAIAGAGPLVGPILAAQMGYLPGTIWIIVGVVVAGAVQDFVILFASMRRNGKSLGEMIKDEIGPVTGLIAMIGILGIMIILLAVLALVVVKALVGSPWGMFTIAATIPIAILMGVYMRYIRPGRVGEGSAIGIILLILSLIGGQYVAENPALASMFTYSGETIAIMLIVYGFIASALPVWMLLAPRDYLSTFLKVGTIVGLAIGILIVAPELQMPAVSKFIDGTGPVFSGNLFPFLFITIACGAVSGFHALVSSGTTPKMIEQEGHAQPIGYGAMLMESFVAAMAMIAACVLTPGTYFAINSPAALIGTDVSQAAQVISSWGFAITPNELKDLAVNVGEQTILSRTGGAPTLAIGMAYIFSQVIGGTAMMAFWYHFAILFEALFILTTIDAGTRVGRFMIQDILGHVYKPFGKTDSTLANVIATTLCVLGWGYFLYQGVVDPLGGINTLWPLFGIANQMLAGIALLLGTTILFKMGKKAYVWVTLIPTVGLLIVTMTAGYQKLFHENPKIGFLSHAKVFQGALDEGKVLAPAKNVAQMKQIIFNDYIDAALCGIFMIVVIAVLISAIRIWIQVLRNKPMPLKEAPYISRDESESRNYA; this comes from the coding sequence GTGAGAACATTGAAGTCGATTTTACTTTGGGGAGTTATTGCAGCAGTAGGAGCAGGTGCTTTTGGTGTAATAGCTTTATCACAAGGTGAAACTATTAATGCCGTATGGCTCTTAGTAGCTGCGGTATGTGTGTATGCAGTTGCTTATCGCTTTTATAGTAGATTTATAGCGAGAAAGGTATTCGGTTTAGATAATAATCGGCAAACGCCAGCCCATACATTAAATGATGGAAAAGATTATGTTCCGACAAATAAGTGGGTATTATTTGGGCATCATTTTGCAGCAATTGCTGGGGCTGGGCCTTTAGTAGGACCAATTTTGGCGGCACAAATGGGATATTTACCAGGGACAATATGGATTATTGTTGGTGTAGTTGTCGCTGGAGCTGTGCAAGATTTTGTAATTTTATTTGCTTCGATGAGACGTAATGGTAAATCTTTAGGAGAAATGATTAAAGATGAGATTGGTCCTGTTACAGGACTTATTGCAATGATCGGTATTTTAGGCATTATGATTATTTTATTAGCGGTATTAGCATTAGTAGTAGTAAAGGCGCTTGTCGGAAGTCCTTGGGGAATGTTTACAATAGCAGCAACGATTCCTATCGCTATTTTAATGGGAGTGTATATGCGCTACATTAGGCCTGGACGGGTTGGTGAAGGGTCGGCAATCGGAATTATCCTACTTATACTGTCTCTTATTGGAGGGCAGTATGTAGCGGAGAATCCAGCACTTGCAAGCATGTTTACATATAGCGGCGAAACAATTGCTATTATGCTTATTGTATATGGATTTATCGCATCGGCATTACCAGTTTGGATGCTTTTAGCACCACGTGATTATTTAAGCACATTTTTAAAAGTCGGAACAATTGTAGGATTAGCAATCGGTATTTTAATTGTAGCACCAGAGCTACAAATGCCAGCAGTTTCGAAATTTATTGATGGAACTGGTCCTGTGTTCTCTGGAAACTTATTCCCGTTCTTATTTATTACTATTGCTTGTGGTGCAGTGTCTGGATTCCATGCTCTCGTTTCATCAGGTACGACGCCGAAGATGATTGAGCAAGAGGGACACGCACAGCCAATCGGTTATGGAGCGATGTTAATGGAGTCATTTGTAGCGGCGATGGCGATGATTGCAGCTTGTGTATTAACACCGGGAACTTATTTTGCAATTAATAGTCCCGCAGCACTTATCGGTACAGATGTCTCACAGGCAGCTCAAGTTATTTCCTCATGGGGATTTGCTATTACACCAAATGAACTAAAAGATCTCGCTGTAAATGTTGGAGAGCAAACGATTTTATCACGTACAGGTGGTGCGCCAACGTTAGCGATAGGTATGGCATATATTTTCTCACAAGTAATAGGTGGAACGGCCATGATGGCATTTTGGTATCATTTTGCGATTCTCTTTGAAGCGTTATTCATTTTAACAACGATTGATGCTGGAACGCGTGTAGGCCGATTTATGATTCAAGATATTTTAGGGCATGTATATAAGCCATTTGGGAAAACGGATTCTACATTAGCAAATGTAATAGCTACAACGTTATGTGTATTAGGATGGGGCTATTTCTTATATCAAGGGGTAGTTGATCCGCTTGGTGGAATTAATACATTATGGCCACTTTTCGGTATTGCAAACCAAATGTTAGCAGGTATTGCATTATTACTTGGAACGACAATTTTGTTCAAAATGGGGAAAAAGGCATATGTTTGGGTGACGCTTATTCCAACTGTCGGATTGCTTATTGTAACGATGACGGCGGGTTATCAAAAGCTATTTCATGAAAACCCTAAAATAGGATTTCTATCCCACGCAAAGGTGTTTCAAGGAGCATTAGACGAGGGGAAAGTGTTAGCGCCAGCTAAAAATGTCGCTCAAATGAAGCAAATTATTTTCAATGATTATATTGATGCGGCACTTTGCGGGATTTTTATGATAGTTGTAATCGCTGTATTAATTTCTGCAATTCGAATTTGGATTCAAGTATTAAGAAATAAGCCGATGCCGCTAAAAGAGGCACCATATATTTCTAGAGATGAAAGTGAGTCGAGGAACTATGCTTAA
- a CDS encoding LytTR family DNA-binding domain-containing protein — protein sequence MKILLIMEEAEERRSLVEKFTENIRNVECFEANTGTESLFMMKKHTPDFVFLNSKLLDGTGFEYASLLREVNCYTKFIFMGEDIEESITAFRFQAVYYLLRPFREEDLQFLLYRMGKEQGEKAKSYLRKLPIEGQEGIRYVSPDDIVYISKNKENKTVSIYTTNNQYISTYTLQELENKLNAYDFLRVHKSYLINMSYVQELKPYYNGTYNLYLDKYDEQPIPVSRNYVKRLRNKIEL from the coding sequence ATGAAAATTTTACTAATCATGGAAGAAGCAGAAGAGCGAAGAAGTTTAGTTGAAAAATTTACTGAAAATATAAGGAATGTAGAATGTTTTGAAGCAAATACAGGAACAGAATCATTATTTATGATGAAGAAGCATACACCAGATTTTGTTTTTTTAAATTCCAAATTACTAGATGGAACAGGTTTTGAATATGCGAGTTTATTACGGGAAGTAAATTGTTATACGAAATTTATTTTTATGGGTGAAGATATAGAAGAGTCCATTACAGCATTTCGTTTTCAAGCAGTTTATTATTTACTACGCCCATTTCGCGAAGAAGATTTGCAATTCCTTTTATATAGAATGGGTAAAGAGCAAGGCGAGAAAGCAAAGAGTTATTTGCGAAAACTACCGATAGAAGGTCAAGAGGGGATTAGGTATGTTTCCCCTGATGATATTGTATATATAAGCAAAAATAAGGAAAACAAAACGGTTTCAATTTATACAACAAATAATCAGTATATTTCAACATATACACTTCAGGAGCTGGAAAATAAGCTAAATGCATATGATTTTTTACGTGTGCATAAAAGTTATTTAATTAATATGTCATATGTACAAGAACTAAAACCTTATTATAATGGCACATATAATCTGTATTTAGATAAATATGATGAGCAACCGATTCCAGTTAGTCGTAATTATGTGAAACGACTTCGAAATAAAATTGAATTGTAG
- a CDS encoding MFS transporter → MGKVKEISKRKLLGIAGLGWLFDAMDVGMLSFVMVALQKDWGLSTQEMGWIGSINSIGMAVGALVFGILSDKIGRKSVFIITLLLFSIGSGLTALTTTLAMFLVLRFLIGMGLGGELPVASTLVSESVEAHERGKIVVLLESFWAGGWLIAALISYFVIPKYGWEVAMVLSAVPALYALYLRWNLPDSPRFQKVEKRPSVIENIKSVWSGEYRRATIMLWILWFSVVFSYYGMFLWLPSVMVLKGFSLIKSFQYVLIMTLAQLPGYFTAAWFIERLGRKFVLVTYLIGTACSAYLFGVAESLTVLIVAGMLLSFFNLGAWGALYAYTPEQYPTVIRGTGAGMAAAFGRIGGILGPLLVGYLVASQASLSLIFTIFCGSILIGVVAVIVLGQETKQRELV, encoded by the coding sequence GTGGGCAAGGTGAAAGAAATTTCGAAGCGAAAGCTACTTGGTATAGCGGGGCTTGGATGGTTATTTGATGCAATGGATGTTGGAATGCTTTCATTTGTAATGGTAGCGTTGCAAAAAGATTGGGGATTAAGTACGCAAGAAATGGGCTGGATAGGCAGCATTAATTCAATTGGTATGGCAGTCGGGGCGCTCGTTTTTGGAATACTATCAGATAAAATAGGGCGGAAATCAGTCTTTATTATTACATTATTACTATTTTCTATCGGTAGTGGTTTAACTGCTTTAACGACGACACTTGCGATGTTCCTTGTTTTACGATTTTTAATTGGTATGGGGCTTGGTGGAGAACTTCCAGTTGCTTCTACATTAGTATCAGAGAGCGTTGAAGCACATGAACGTGGAAAAATAGTTGTGCTATTAGAAAGTTTTTGGGCAGGTGGATGGCTAATTGCAGCTCTTATCTCGTATTTTGTTATCCCGAAATATGGTTGGGAAGTGGCGATGGTATTGAGTGCGGTTCCGGCACTATATGCTTTATATTTAAGATGGAATTTGCCAGATTCTCCGAGATTCCAAAAGGTTGAAAAAAGACCATCTGTTATCGAAAATATAAAGTCAGTTTGGTCTGGGGAATATCGTAGGGCAACAATTATGTTATGGATTCTATGGTTTTCTGTTGTCTTTTCCTATTATGGAATGTTCCTTTGGTTACCTAGTGTAATGGTATTAAAAGGATTTAGTTTAATAAAAAGTTTCCAATACGTACTTATTATGACGTTAGCTCAATTGCCAGGGTATTTCACTGCTGCTTGGTTTATTGAACGTCTTGGTCGTAAGTTTGTTTTAGTTACGTATTTGATCGGTACAGCGTGCAGTGCTTACTTGTTTGGAGTGGCAGAGTCATTAACGGTACTAATCGTAGCAGGCATGTTACTATCCTTCTTTAATTTAGGTGCTTGGGGTGCATTATATGCTTATACACCTGAACAGTATCCAACGGTTATTCGTGGTACAGGTGCAGGGATGGCAGCAGCATTCGGTCGTATTGGTGGTATTCTTGGGCCTTTATTAGTAGGATACTTAGTTGCTTCACAGGCTTCATTATCACTAATATTTACGATTTTCTGTGGATCAATTTTAATTGGCGTAGTTGCTGTAATTGTACTTGGGCAAGAAACGAAGCAACGAGAATTGGTATAA
- a CDS encoding WecB/TagA/CpsF family glycosyltransferase produces MEVKTVDILGVPFSTMTMDETIQYLKGQLELERTHTFQVVTANPEIVMCAKKDETFHKTLLNTDLITPDGIGVVKASGMLGTPLKERVAGFDLMCNLFAKLSEENKPVSVFLLGAKPHVVQAAADHLTKTYSAVSIVGIQDGYFKQEEEENIVSRIQEVKPDLLLVALGFPRQENFIQTNKYRLETKMAVGVGGSLDVWAGEVKRAPKWIQAIHLEWFYRLCSNPTRWRRQLVLAEFLKEIMRSKK; encoded by the coding sequence ATGGAAGTAAAAACGGTTGATATTCTAGGTGTTCCTTTTTCTACAATGACAATGGATGAAACAATCCAATATTTGAAGGGACAACTAGAATTGGAGCGAACGCATACTTTTCAGGTAGTAACAGCGAATCCTGAAATTGTTATGTGTGCAAAAAAGGATGAAACATTCCATAAAACATTATTAAATACAGATTTAATTACACCTGATGGTATTGGAGTTGTAAAAGCAAGTGGTATGCTAGGTACACCTTTAAAGGAACGTGTAGCAGGTTTTGATTTAATGTGTAATTTATTTGCGAAGCTATCAGAAGAGAATAAACCGGTATCTGTTTTCTTACTTGGTGCAAAACCGCATGTAGTACAAGCTGCAGCAGATCATTTAACGAAGACGTATTCAGCTGTATCTATTGTAGGTATACAAGATGGGTATTTTAAACAAGAAGAAGAAGAGAATATCGTTTCTCGTATTCAAGAAGTAAAACCAGATCTATTACTTGTCGCACTTGGTTTCCCAAGACAAGAGAACTTTATCCAAACTAATAAGTATCGTTTAGAAACGAAAATGGCTGTTGGAGTAGGTGGAAGTTTAGACGTATGGGCTGGAGAGGTAAAACGTGCACCAAAATGGATTCAAGCGATCCATTTAGAGTGGTTTTATAGATTGTGTAGTAATCCAACGCGCTGGCGCCGTCAGTTAGTATTAGCGGAATTTTTAAAAGAAATCATGCGTTCGAAAAAGTAG
- a CDS encoding glycosyltransferase family 4 protein, translating into MKVLHMNAGAEEGGGKTHIISLLSQFSKEEVELMVFEEGAIAREARNLGIQVHVFTQSSRYDLSILSKIKAFINENQFDIVHTHGARANFYLSLLKKGIKAKWIMTVHSDPTLDFMKRGLKGWVFTKLNLRSFRKVDLFFAITENFKRNIIKLGVPEEKICTVYNGIEYDSNPVKPYDKSEFGIDEGVFTAIQVARLHPVKGHDILFEALQKIKIPNIKVLLLGDGPIEVELKEMVKQKGLEDKVMFLGFRTDSKELYASAHINLLTSYSESFPLVLLEAANQRLTSIATNVGDMRKLIVDDTYGWIVPIGDADSLANALENAYEKWLNGELEAMGNRLYNHASTHFSLKNLYEDTYNAYKKLLLK; encoded by the coding sequence ATGAAAGTGTTGCATATGAATGCTGGTGCAGAAGAAGGTGGGGGAAAAACACATATTATTTCACTTTTATCTCAATTTTCAAAGGAAGAAGTGGAATTAATGGTATTTGAAGAAGGTGCAATTGCTAGAGAGGCGAGAAACCTTGGCATTCAAGTGCATGTTTTTACCCAATCATCTCGGTACGACCTATCAATTCTTTCAAAAATAAAAGCATTTATTAATGAAAATCAATTTGACATTGTGCATACACATGGCGCACGAGCAAATTTCTATCTCTCCCTCTTGAAAAAAGGTATAAAAGCGAAATGGATAATGACTGTCCACAGTGATCCAACTTTGGATTTTATGAAGAGGGGATTAAAAGGATGGGTATTTACGAAGTTAAATTTACGTTCTTTCAGGAAGGTAGATTTGTTCTTTGCAATTACGGAGAACTTTAAGAGAAACATAATAAAACTAGGTGTACCAGAAGAAAAGATTTGTACGGTTTATAATGGAATTGAGTATGATAGTAATCCGGTAAAACCTTATGATAAGAGTGAATTTGGCATCGATGAAGGAGTATTTACAGCTATTCAAGTAGCGCGTCTTCATCCTGTTAAAGGTCATGATATTTTATTTGAAGCATTACAAAAAATTAAAATTCCCAATATAAAGGTACTCTTGCTTGGTGATGGTCCTATAGAAGTAGAATTAAAAGAGATGGTGAAACAAAAGGGTCTAGAGGATAAAGTAATGTTTCTAGGTTTTCGTACAGATTCAAAAGAATTATATGCATCTGCACACATTAATTTGTTAACCTCTTATAGCGAAAGTTTCCCTCTCGTTTTATTAGAAGCGGCTAATCAACGCTTAACGTCTATTGCAACAAATGTAGGCGATATGAGAAAGTTAATAGTTGATGATACGTATGGATGGATTGTACCGATTGGTGATGCGGATTCATTAGCAAACGCATTAGAAAATGCTTACGAAAAATGGTTGAATGGTGAATTAGAAGCGATGGGAAATCGTTTATATAATCACGCATCTACTCATTTCTCGCTAAAGAATTTGTATGAAGATACTTATAATGCATATAAAAAACTTTTACTGAAATAG
- a CDS encoding O-antigen ligase family protein — MLSENSKSNKFENFLLIFILLQPILDLLTAFCIMVLKIDTTIGVITRLFVMFLSGIYILIQTKKQGNIKYILYIILVGIVFTIGLVNNKLTKNPMVLTEEIKFIAKALYPFVMLTCYVFVFKSLKEKSHSNSKMRDYITYASLIIGVVMVASITTGTDYNSYEWVKLGSRGWFYAGNELGSILAIMCPIVILYSIEKTKSIGKAYYWIPSILVVYSLFAIGTKVGVGAIFGSMAIAVVMCFIQAFTQRKGGKKHAYLLNGFLAMTVFVGILAYTPFSPFMKNMGFHFQLIEQEQSVKKEEKKKEEAKEHKPPVTEKEKEKEKEKEKVAEKKEETQALIFSGRQLFEQMYKDFYNEAPMSQKLLGMGYAGNYKEQPKLIERDFHDWFYSFGIIGFILLVIPFLYFGIKFIACIFTKFKQIFTVKYAMVIAAILLGLGISFMAGHILIAPGVSFYLVVIMAYLIVDLEIE, encoded by the coding sequence ATGTTAAGCGAAAATAGTAAAAGTAATAAATTTGAAAATTTTCTACTAATCTTTATTTTGTTGCAACCGATTTTAGATTTGCTTACAGCGTTCTGTATCATGGTTTTAAAAATTGATACGACCATTGGAGTTATTACACGCTTATTCGTTATGTTCCTAAGCGGGATATATATTTTAATTCAAACGAAGAAACAAGGAAATATAAAATATATATTGTATATAATCTTAGTAGGGATAGTCTTTACAATCGGATTGGTAAATAACAAGCTTACAAAAAACCCTATGGTACTTACAGAAGAAATTAAATTTATAGCAAAAGCTTTATATCCTTTTGTTATGCTTACTTGTTATGTGTTTGTATTCAAGTCTTTAAAAGAAAAAAGCCATTCAAATTCAAAAATGCGTGACTACATTACGTATGCATCACTAATTATAGGGGTAGTAATGGTAGCTTCGATTACTACTGGAACAGATTATAATAGTTATGAATGGGTAAAATTAGGATCACGCGGTTGGTTTTATGCAGGTAACGAGCTAGGATCTATTTTAGCCATCATGTGTCCAATTGTTATTTTGTATTCAATTGAAAAAACAAAAAGTATAGGTAAAGCGTACTATTGGATTCCTTCAATTTTAGTTGTTTATTCACTATTTGCAATTGGAACAAAGGTTGGCGTAGGAGCAATCTTTGGATCAATGGCTATCGCAGTTGTTATGTGCTTTATTCAAGCATTTACACAACGTAAAGGTGGAAAGAAACATGCCTATTTATTAAATGGTTTTCTTGCAATGACTGTATTTGTAGGCATATTGGCATATACACCTTTTTCACCATTTATGAAAAATATGGGATTTCATTTCCAATTGATTGAACAAGAACAGAGTGTGAAAAAGGAAGAGAAAAAGAAGGAGGAAGCTAAAGAGCATAAACCTCCTGTGACAGAGAAAGAAAAGGAAAAAGAGAAAGAAAAAGAAAAAGTAGCGGAGAAAAAAGAAGAAACGCAAGCTCTTATTTTTAGTGGGCGTCAATTATTTGAACAGATGTATAAAGATTTCTATAATGAAGCTCCAATGTCTCAAAAATTATTAGGAATGGGTTACGCCGGTAACTATAAAGAACAGCCGAAGTTAATTGAACGTGACTTCCATGATTGGTTCTATTCTTTCGGAATCATAGGGTTCATTTTACTTGTAATTCCATTTTTATACTTTGGTATTAAATTTATTGCATGTATATTTACTAAATTTAAACAAATATTCACTGTGAAATATGCAATGGTGATTGCAGCGATACTTCTCGGATTAGGTATTTCATTCATGGCTGGTCATATTTTAATTGCACCTGGAGTGAGTTTCTACTTAGTAGTAATCATGGCATATTTAATAGTTGACCTGGAAATTGAATGA